From Solibacillus isronensis, the proteins below share one genomic window:
- a CDS encoding polysaccharide biosynthesis protein: protein MSYTARYTTFSILDSLIVVSAIFISYFLLHPSLTVYSDTVIVLTAVTLLISHHITAHFFHLYNRLWSLASVKELLIIGYAVTISVLAASAMQYVIKQDIYFRVMAVTWLLHILLIGGSRFLLRVVHDWSTYKPTADVKRVLIVGAGEAGTMLLRSLKRNPSEYQVVAIVDDDLNKQHLKLLDVNVCGTTKDIPQLVQTKGIQEIILAIPSLSKKEIREIYNRLGETKATIKIMPKIEDVMTGKVSVSDMQEIKIEDLLGREEVKLDMVALSNNLTNKKVLITGAGGSIGSEICRQTAHFHPKQIIMLGHGENSIYKIHLELSEKTEYKDIEFIPVIADVQDRERIFEVIKELEPDIIYHAAAHKHVPMMESNPREAVKNNIFGTKNIAEAAHAFGVPNFVMISTDKAVNPPNVMGATKRIAEIIIQNLATYSDTNFAAVRFGNVLGSRGSVIPRFKAQIAAGGPVTVTHPDMTRYFMTIPEASRLVLQAGALARGGEVFVLDMGEPMKIVDLAKNLIRLSGFSEEEIEIEFSGIRPGEKMYEELLNAEEIQEEHIYPKIHVGKASRIEGQLLTALLKDIDESRSSELKTKLIKIANAKWNQNVISVQETSA, encoded by the coding sequence TTGAGCTACACTGCAAGATACACGACATTTTCCATTTTGGATTCATTGATTGTCGTGTCGGCCATTTTCATCAGTTATTTTTTACTGCATCCGTCATTAACAGTTTATTCGGATACAGTCATCGTTTTAACTGCCGTTACACTGCTTATCAGTCACCATATTACGGCACATTTTTTCCATTTGTACAACCGGCTATGGAGTTTGGCCTCGGTTAAAGAGCTGCTTATAATCGGCTATGCCGTTACGATTTCTGTTTTAGCAGCAAGTGCCATGCAGTATGTCATTAAACAGGATATTTATTTTCGTGTGATGGCTGTTACTTGGCTGCTACATATTTTATTAATCGGCGGTTCGCGTTTTTTGCTGAGGGTTGTTCATGACTGGTCTACCTACAAACCAACTGCAGATGTAAAACGGGTATTGATTGTCGGTGCTGGTGAGGCGGGGACAATGCTGCTGCGAAGTCTGAAGCGAAATCCATCAGAATATCAAGTAGTCGCCATTGTAGATGATGATCTGAATAAACAGCATTTAAAACTGCTGGACGTAAATGTATGCGGAACAACAAAGGATATCCCGCAACTTGTACAGACGAAGGGAATCCAGGAAATTATTTTAGCTATCCCTTCCTTAAGTAAAAAAGAAATCCGTGAAATTTATAATCGCTTAGGTGAAACAAAAGCAACGATCAAAATCATGCCGAAAATTGAAGATGTAATGACCGGTAAAGTTTCAGTGAGCGATATGCAGGAAATTAAAATTGAAGACTTGCTCGGTCGTGAAGAAGTCAAACTTGATATGGTGGCACTATCAAATAATTTGACGAATAAAAAGGTACTTATTACAGGTGCGGGGGGATCGATTGGTTCGGAAATTTGCCGGCAAACCGCTCACTTCCATCCGAAACAAATCATCATGCTTGGGCATGGAGAAAACTCCATCTATAAAATCCACCTAGAATTATCTGAAAAGACTGAATACAAGGATATCGAATTTATTCCGGTCATTGCGGATGTGCAGGACAGGGAGCGAATTTTCGAAGTCATTAAAGAGTTGGAACCGGATATTATTTATCATGCGGCAGCTCATAAGCATGTACCGATGATGGAAAGCAATCCACGAGAAGCGGTAAAAAACAATATTTTCGGTACTAAAAATATAGCCGAGGCAGCCCATGCATTCGGTGTTCCCAATTTTGTCATGATATCAACCGATAAAGCGGTCAACCCACCGAATGTAATGGGTGCGACAAAGCGTATAGCTGAAATTATTATTCAAAATCTAGCGACGTACAGCGACACAAATTTTGCTGCTGTTCGTTTTGGTAATGTTCTTGGATCAAGAGGCAGTGTTATTCCAAGGTTTAAAGCGCAAATTGCGGCAGGCGGACCTGTGACGGTTACGCATCCTGATATGACCCGCTATTTTATGACGATTCCGGAAGCGTCCAGACTCGTACTGCAGGCGGGAGCACTTGCTCGAGGCGGAGAAGTATTCGTCCTCGACATGGGAGAACCAATGAAAATTGTAGACCTGGCCAAAAACCTGATTCGTCTATCCGGTTTTTCGGAAGAGGAAATTGAAATTGAATTTTCCGGAATTCGACCGGGTGAAAAAATGTACGAGGAATTATTGAACGCAGAAGAGATTCAGGAAGAGCATATTTACCCGAAAATTCATGTCGGGAAAGCGAGCCGTATTGAAGGACAATTGCTGACTGCATTACTGAAAGACATTGATGAGAGTCGGTCGTCTGAATTAAAGACGAAACTGATTAAAATTGCAAATGCGAAGTGGAATCAAAATGTGATCAGTGTGCAAGAGACGAGTGCCTGA